A window from Deinococcus koreensis encodes these proteins:
- a CDS encoding response regulator: MTRPPFNLLLVEDELADALMFQEMIEDTSPGMHLHHVVNGHEAMRFLRRETGYEEAPRPDLIVLDLNMPVMSGHEFLEQAKGLESIRSIPVLVLSTSDAAEDIHRSYDFQASGYVIKPGTYAEYVKVMTTIQAYWQGVVSLPKLADLADTAR, encoded by the coding sequence ATGACCCGCCCGCCCTTCAACCTGCTCCTCGTCGAGGATGAGCTGGCCGACGCCCTGATGTTCCAGGAAATGATCGAGGACACCTCGCCGGGTATGCACCTGCACCATGTGGTCAACGGCCACGAAGCCATGCGCTTCCTGCGCCGCGAAACCGGGTACGAGGAGGCCCCGCGCCCCGACCTGATCGTGCTCGACCTGAACATGCCCGTCATGAGCGGGCACGAGTTTCTGGAGCAGGCCAAGGGGCTGGAGTCGATCCGCAGCATCCCGGTGCTGGTGCTGTCCACCTCCGACGCCGCCGAGGACATCCACCGCTCCTACGACTTCCAGGCCAGCGGGTACGTGATCAAGCCCGGCACCTACGCGGAATACGTGAAGGTCATGACGACCATCCAGGCCTACTGGCAGGGCGTGGTGAGCCTGCCCAAGCTGGCCGACCTGGCCGACACCGCCCGCTGA
- a CDS encoding PAS domain-containing sensor histidine kinase: protein MTPGAVRERTFSLAALDSLLFSIAILDAEGTILEVNEGWVAFAGANGGGDDVGRNYLAICDAAEGEGSDVSRAVAQGIRAVIAGDLQYFETEYPCHTPQRPQYFRARVSALQGGQPLYMVIHEDISQRRLAELEVTALNRTLEERVEERTRELEASRAALSELNARLERSQRELEQKNAALEASNRDLAQFAFVASHDLQEPLRTIGVYADVLRHRYQGTLDARADGYLGQIGDQVVRARALVRDVLALARVSVQAELAPLDVAALWADLTPTLPWPPDARWSCDVLPTVQANEGQIWQLLTNLLGNAIKFRSPAPLRVHLSAERPSPDRMSPGLDGEQVRFTLSDNGIGLAPEHAEQVFVMFKRLQSRGMDGGNGIGLAVCKKIIERHGGRIWIDPHDGPGTTIHFTLPAA, encoded by the coding sequence GTGACGCCCGGCGCCGTCCGGGAGCGCACCTTTTCCCTGGCCGCCCTCGACTCCCTGCTCTTCAGCATCGCCATCCTGGACGCCGAGGGCACCATCCTGGAGGTCAACGAGGGCTGGGTGGCCTTCGCCGGGGCCAACGGCGGGGGCGACGATGTCGGCCGCAACTATCTGGCCATCTGCGACGCGGCCGAGGGCGAGGGGAGCGACGTGAGCCGGGCGGTGGCCCAGGGCATCCGGGCCGTCATCGCCGGCGACCTCCAGTACTTCGAGACGGAGTATCCCTGCCACACGCCGCAGCGGCCCCAGTACTTCCGGGCCAGGGTGAGCGCCCTGCAGGGCGGCCAGCCGCTGTACATGGTCATCCACGAGGACATCAGCCAGCGCCGCCTCGCTGAACTGGAGGTCACGGCCCTCAACCGCACTCTGGAGGAGCGCGTGGAGGAGCGCACCCGCGAACTGGAGGCCAGCCGCGCCGCGCTGAGCGAACTCAACGCCCGTCTGGAGCGCAGCCAGCGTGAGCTGGAGCAGAAGAACGCCGCCCTGGAGGCCAGCAACCGCGACCTCGCGCAGTTCGCCTTCGTGGCCTCCCACGACCTGCAGGAGCCGCTCAGAACCATCGGGGTCTATGCCGACGTCCTGCGTCACCGCTACCAGGGCACGCTGGACGCCCGCGCCGACGGCTACCTGGGACAGATCGGCGATCAGGTCGTCCGTGCCCGGGCCCTGGTGCGCGACGTGCTGGCCCTGGCCCGCGTCAGTGTCCAGGCGGAACTGGCCCCGCTGGACGTGGCCGCGCTGTGGGCCGATCTGACCCCCACCCTGCCCTGGCCGCCCGACGCCCGCTGGAGCTGTGATGTCCTGCCCACGGTGCAGGCCAACGAGGGGCAGATCTGGCAGCTGCTGACCAACCTGCTGGGCAACGCCATCAAGTTCCGGTCGCCCGCGCCGCTGCGCGTCCACCTGAGCGCCGAGCGACCGAGTCCTGACCGGATGAGTCCTGGGCTGGACGGCGAGCAGGTGCGCTTCACCCTGAGCGACAACGGGATCGGTCTGGCCCCCGAGCACGCCGAACAGGTGTTCGTGATGTTCAAGCGCCTCCAGAGCCGGGGCATGGACGGCGGCAACGGGATCGGCCTGGCGGTCTGCAAGAAGATCATCGAGCGGCACGGCGGCCGGATCTGGATCGATCCCCACGACGGCCCGGGCACCACCATCCACTTCACGCTGCCGGCGGCCTGA
- a CDS encoding NADP-dependent oxidoreductase: MKAMIIEHYGDPDVLTPAELPTPEPAPGEVRLRVQAVSVNPVDFKWRRNGPFKTFPVVLGWDVCGVVDALGAGVTDFRVGDAVYGMVRFPQEGRAYAQFVTAPVGDVAHKPATLSPREAAALTLAPLTAHQAFERMDLRRGQTVLIHAAAGGVGHLAVQLAKVRGARVIATASGRNLDFVRSLGADEIVDYRARPFEEQVRGVDAVLDTVGGDTLPRSFGVLRRGGTLISIAGQPSAEEAERWGVRAERILVYPSRAHLELLGKLVEAGRLRPHVSQTYPLEEVAEAHRALETGRTVGKIVLDVG, encoded by the coding sequence ATGAAGGCAATGATCATCGAGCACTACGGCGACCCCGACGTCCTCACGCCCGCCGAGCTGCCCACCCCGGAACCGGCACCGGGCGAAGTGCGGCTGCGGGTGCAGGCCGTGAGCGTCAACCCCGTGGATTTCAAATGGCGCCGGAACGGGCCGTTCAAGACCTTCCCGGTGGTGCTCGGCTGGGACGTGTGCGGAGTGGTCGACGCCCTGGGAGCGGGCGTCACGGACTTCCGGGTGGGCGACGCGGTCTACGGCATGGTGCGGTTCCCGCAGGAAGGCCGGGCCTACGCCCAGTTCGTCACGGCGCCCGTGGGCGATGTGGCCCACAAGCCAGCCACGCTCAGTCCCCGAGAGGCGGCGGCCCTGACCCTGGCGCCGCTCACCGCCCATCAGGCCTTCGAGCGCATGGATCTGCGCCGAGGCCAGACCGTGCTGATCCACGCGGCCGCCGGGGGCGTCGGCCACCTCGCTGTGCAGCTCGCTAAGGTGCGGGGAGCCCGCGTGATCGCCACGGCCTCGGGCCGGAACCTCGACTTCGTGCGGTCGCTGGGCGCCGACGAGATCGTGGACTACCGCGCCCGGCCTTTCGAAGAGCAGGTGCGCGGAGTGGACGCCGTGCTGGACACCGTGGGCGGCGACACCCTGCCCCGCTCCTTCGGGGTGCTCCGCAGGGGGGGCACGCTGATCTCGATTGCCGGTCAGCCGTCTGCGGAGGAGGCGGAGCGGTGGGGCGTGCGGGCCGAGCGCATCCTCGTTTACCCGTCCCGCGCGCATCTGGAGCTGCTGGGCAAGCTCGTCGAGGCGGGCCGGCTGCGGCCCCATGTGTCCCAGACCTATCCGCTCGAAGAGGTGGCCGAGGCCCACCGCGCCCTCGAAACCGGACGAACCGTGGGCAAGATCGTGCTGGACGTCGGCTGA
- a CDS encoding LamB/YcsF family protein: protein MKTSIDLNADAGESYGAWVMGDDEGLFPYLSSVNIACGFHAGDPLTMQAAVRRAAQHGLGVGAHPSYPDLPGFGRRILEAAPEQVYADVLYQVSALAGMCRAQGVALRHVKAHGALSTRAWTHAPTAAAIAHATHDADPTLPLVVLPATLLETEARRLGVPVVLETFPERAYLRDGRLAPRSMSGSSIHDPREAARRAVMMVREGRIEALDGGHFGFEVDTLCIHGDNPNAVEIARAIRAALEEAGITVRAFPVPPASGPQAQR, encoded by the coding sequence ATGAAGACCTCCATCGACCTCAATGCCGACGCAGGCGAGTCCTACGGCGCCTGGGTCATGGGCGACGACGAGGGCCTGTTTCCGTACCTGAGCAGCGTGAACATCGCCTGCGGCTTCCACGCGGGCGATCCCCTGACCATGCAGGCCGCCGTCCGGCGCGCCGCGCAGCATGGCCTGGGCGTGGGGGCGCACCCGAGTTACCCCGACCTGCCGGGCTTCGGGCGGCGCATCCTGGAGGCCGCGCCCGAGCAGGTCTACGCCGACGTGCTGTACCAGGTCTCGGCGCTGGCGGGGATGTGCCGGGCGCAGGGGGTGGCGCTGCGGCACGTCAAGGCCCACGGCGCGCTCTCGACCCGCGCCTGGACGCACGCCCCGACGGCCGCCGCCATCGCCCACGCCACGCACGATGCCGATCCGACCCTGCCGCTGGTCGTGCTGCCCGCCACCCTGCTGGAGACCGAGGCCCGGCGACTCGGGGTTCCCGTGGTGCTGGAGACCTTTCCCGAGCGTGCATACCTGCGGGACGGCCGGCTGGCTCCGCGCTCCATGTCCGGCTCCAGCATCCACGACCCCCGGGAAGCCGCGCGGCGCGCCGTGATGATGGTGCGGGAGGGCCGGATCGAGGCCCTGGACGGCGGCCACTTCGGGTTCGAGGTGGACACGCTGTGCATTCACGGAGACAACCCGAACGCGGTGGAGATCGCCCGGGCGATCCGGGCCGCGCTGGAAGAGGCGGGCATCACGGTGCGCGCCTTTCCCGTCCCACCCGCGAGCGGGCCGCAGGCACAGCGGTGA
- the pxpB gene encoding 5-oxoprolinase subunit PxpB produces MEGTRGHSAADLGGLSLPSGFYVQFADRLDLTQNARLHALHRALRQDLPPGVTDLCPGYVNLYVEFDAAQVAPDEVRAWVGRHLRGLDDGPAWTGRALELPVRYDGMDLADVAARTGLDEAEVVRRHSGREYHVYAVGFTPGFPFMGEVHESLQLPRRATPRPAVPFNAVAIAAAQTCVYPLPSPGGWNLIGTLLSTVYDPHRPEPFTLAPGDRVRFVPADGPAPELPAIRELWPRSPQFPALRVERAGLLDLLMDAGRMRQGHHGLARSGFLDEWAAGRANRLVGNAPGTPLLELTLRGPRLTALRDVRVAVSGFGLAPLGWRLDQPFGLRAGETLEFRSTSSGARAYLALAGGLETSPFLGSSSVDLLGRVGRALQAGDVLGLEVPGRAAEPVPAATPTEDEPCTMPGAVRLRLLPGPQATLDALQALGRAPFRITGLDRMGLRLSGPPVPGGQVISEATPLGAVQVTPAGDPIVLLADRGRLGGYSKPAVIHPLDLPLAAQLRPGQSVHLIPDLSGPPDVWAWRWHQPLGRRTPGGLP; encoded by the coding sequence ATGGAGGGAACGCGCGGCCACTCCGCCGCTGATCTCGGCGGCCTGTCCCTCCCCAGCGGCTTCTATGTCCAGTTCGCGGATCGCCTCGACCTGACACAGAACGCCCGCCTGCACGCCCTCCACCGGGCGCTGCGGCAGGATCTGCCGCCGGGGGTGACCGACCTGTGCCCCGGCTACGTCAACCTGTATGTGGAGTTCGATGCCGCCCAGGTGGCCCCGGACGAGGTGCGGGCCTGGGTGGGCCGCCACCTGCGCGGTCTGGACGACGGGCCGGCGTGGACGGGCCGCGCGCTCGAGCTGCCCGTGCGCTACGACGGGATGGATCTGGCCGACGTCGCCGCCCGAACCGGCCTGGACGAGGCGGAGGTCGTCCGGCGGCACAGCGGGCGCGAGTACCACGTGTACGCCGTGGGCTTCACGCCGGGCTTTCCCTTCATGGGCGAGGTGCACGAGTCCCTGCAGCTGCCGCGCCGCGCCACGCCGCGGCCTGCGGTGCCCTTCAACGCCGTGGCCATCGCGGCGGCCCAGACCTGCGTGTATCCGCTGCCGTCGCCGGGGGGCTGGAACCTGATCGGCACGCTGCTGAGCACCGTGTACGACCCCCACCGGCCGGAGCCCTTCACGCTGGCGCCGGGCGACCGGGTGCGCTTCGTGCCGGCCGATGGCCCGGCGCCCGAGCTGCCGGCCATCCGGGAACTGTGGCCCCGCTCGCCCCAGTTCCCGGCGCTGCGGGTCGAGCGCGCCGGGCTGCTCGACCTGCTCATGGACGCCGGCCGCATGCGCCAGGGCCACCACGGGCTGGCCCGCAGCGGCTTCCTCGACGAGTGGGCCGCGGGGCGGGCCAACCGGCTGGTCGGCAACGCCCCCGGCACTCCACTGCTGGAGCTGACCCTGCGCGGCCCGAGGCTCACGGCCCTGCGCGACGTCCGGGTGGCGGTCTCCGGCTTCGGTCTGGCGCCCCTGGGCTGGCGGCTGGATCAGCCCTTCGGGCTGCGGGCGGGGGAGACGCTGGAGTTCCGCTCCACGTCCAGCGGGGCGCGCGCCTATCTGGCATTGGCCGGCGGGCTGGAGACCTCGCCCTTCCTGGGGAGCAGCAGTGTGGATCTGCTGGGCCGGGTCGGGCGTGCGCTGCAGGCCGGCGACGTGCTGGGGCTGGAGGTGCCGGGGCGGGCGGCGGAGCCGGTGCCCGCCGCCACGCCGACTGAGGACGAGCCGTGCACCATGCCGGGCGCCGTTCGCCTGCGCCTGCTGCCCGGCCCACAGGCGACCCTGGACGCCCTGCAGGCGCTCGGCCGCGCACCCTTCCGCATCACCGGCCTCGACCGCATGGGCCTGCGCCTCTCCGGCCCGCCCGTGCCCGGCGGACAGGTCATCAGCGAGGCCACGCCGCTGGGCGCCGTGCAGGTCACGCCCGCGGGCGACCCTATCGTGCTGCTGGCCGACCGGGGGCGCCTGGGGGGCTACAGCAAGCCCGCCGTGATCCACCCGCTCGACCTGCCGCTGGCCGCGCAGCTGCGCCCCGGACAATCGGTTCATCTCATTCCCGACCTGTCGGGCCCGCCGGACGTGTGGGCCTGGCGCTGGCATCAGCCGCTCGGTCGGCGCACCCCTGGAGGACTCCCATGA
- a CDS encoding SDR family NAD(P)-dependent oxidoreductase, with translation MNINTRRFENKVVLVTGAAGGIGRAVALRFAAEGARVAVNDLDAGAVQAVVDEIKAAGGQALAAPADVSSAPQVDAMFSATEQTLGHVDVLYNNAGLIDTTRHFLDGDEAWWTRIVAVNLGSVFLCSHRAARIMARRRRGVIISTSSGGATRAHRGNVAYDATKGGIEAMTRAMALDLAPYGIRVNGVVPGFINTYGLTQEQLREREQTVPLGRYGVADDMTGAALFLASDDAAYITGQFLAVDGGVLVQQRSANVDTFPVAGFPVVEPDLA, from the coding sequence ATGAACATCAATACGAGAAGATTCGAGAACAAGGTCGTGCTGGTCACGGGCGCGGCCGGCGGCATCGGCCGCGCGGTGGCCCTGCGTTTCGCCGCCGAGGGCGCGCGGGTGGCCGTCAACGACTTGGATGCAGGAGCTGTCCAGGCAGTCGTGGACGAGATCAAGGCGGCCGGCGGACAGGCCCTGGCCGCGCCGGCCGACGTCTCCAGTGCTCCGCAGGTGGACGCCATGTTCAGCGCCACCGAGCAGACCCTGGGCCATGTGGACGTCCTCTACAACAACGCCGGCCTGATCGACACCACCCGCCATTTCCTGGACGGCGACGAGGCCTGGTGGACGCGCATCGTGGCGGTCAACCTGGGCAGCGTCTTCCTGTGCTCGCACCGGGCCGCCCGGATCATGGCCCGGCGGCGGCGCGGGGTGATCATCAGCACGTCCTCGGGCGGCGCCACGCGGGCGCACCGGGGCAACGTGGCCTACGACGCCACCAAGGGCGGCATCGAGGCGATGACCCGCGCCATGGCGCTCGACCTCGCGCCCTACGGCATCCGGGTCAACGGGGTGGTGCCGGGGTTCATCAACACTTACGGCCTGACCCAGGAGCAGCTGCGCGAGCGCGAGCAGACCGTGCCCCTGGGCCGCTACGGCGTGGCCGACGACATGACCGGCGCGGCGCTGTTCCTGGCCTCCGACGACGCCGCGTACATCACCGGGCAGTTCCTGGCGGTCGACGGCGGCGTGCTGGTGCAGCAGCGCTCGGCCAACGTGGACACCTTCCCGGTCGCCGGCTTCCCGGTGGTCGAGCCCGACCTCGCGTGA
- a CDS encoding NAD(P)/FAD-dependent oxidoreductase, translating to MRADIVVIGAGIIGAACAWRLAERGLKVVVIERGSPAGGSTGRSVAGVRHQFGNETNILLARESIAEYAAMPESGYRAEGYLMLVPHAGWERHRAAVELQRRLGVPTRRLTPQEAQAHVPFVPDGLGGCSHCALDGRVDAHSLTSEYVRRARSQGALFLLDTPVTGIRRRQGHWEVSHPTGRVEAPLLLNAAGAWSGGIGTLAGLDIPVWPARRMVFTTAPLKLPRPVPMVFDLASGVYLRSEGERLILGRADPRDTGWREGMDWDWLEPTLEAALGRFPWLEAAALDRRASWWGYYELTPDEEPIVGRLPGAEGWINACGFSGHGVMQAAAIGRVVAQLAVGETPFIDLSPLRYERFAEGDGIGPDIQV from the coding sequence ATGCGGGCCGACATCGTGGTGATCGGGGCCGGCATCATCGGCGCGGCGTGCGCCTGGCGGCTGGCCGAGCGCGGCCTGAAGGTCGTGGTGATCGAGCGGGGTTCGCCGGCGGGCGGCTCAACCGGGCGGAGCGTGGCGGGCGTGCGCCACCAGTTCGGCAACGAGACCAACATCCTGCTGGCCCGCGAGAGCATCGCCGAATACGCGGCCATGCCCGAGTCCGGCTACCGCGCCGAGGGCTACCTGATGCTGGTGCCCCACGCCGGCTGGGAGCGTCACCGCGCCGCCGTGGAGCTGCAGCGCCGCCTCGGTGTGCCCACCCGGCGGCTGACCCCGCAGGAGGCCCAGGCCCACGTTCCCTTCGTCCCGGATGGCCTGGGCGGCTGCAGCCACTGCGCGCTCGACGGCCGGGTGGACGCCCACAGCCTGACCTCCGAGTACGTGCGCCGGGCCCGCTCCCAGGGTGCCCTCTTCCTGCTGGACACTCCGGTGACCGGTATCCGACGCCGCCAGGGCCACTGGGAGGTGAGCCACCCCACGGGCCGGGTCGAGGCGCCTCTTCTCCTCAACGCGGCCGGCGCGTGGTCGGGTGGGATCGGCACCCTCGCGGGTCTGGACATTCCCGTGTGGCCGGCGCGCCGCATGGTCTTCACGACCGCGCCCCTGAAGCTGCCCCGCCCGGTGCCGATGGTCTTCGATCTGGCGAGCGGCGTCTACCTGCGCTCCGAGGGCGAGCGGCTGATCCTGGGCCGGGCCGATCCCCGCGACACCGGCTGGCGCGAGGGGATGGACTGGGACTGGCTGGAACCGACCCTGGAGGCCGCCCTGGGGCGCTTTCCGTGGCTGGAGGCGGCCGCCCTGGATCGCCGAGCCAGCTGGTGGGGCTACTACGAACTCACCCCCGACGAGGAGCCCATCGTGGGCCGCCTGCCCGGCGCCGAGGGCTGGATCAACGCCTGCGGCTTCTCCGGGCACGGCGTCATGCAGGCCGCCGCCATCGGCCGGGTGGTGGCGCAGCTCGCCGTCGGTGAGACTCCGTTCATCGACCTCTCGCCGCTGCGCTACGAACGCTTCGCCGAGGGCGATGGGATCGGGCCGGATATCCAGGTCTGA